The following proteins come from a genomic window of Nostoc sp. ATCC 53789:
- a CDS encoding glycosyltransferase family 4 protein has translation MSIRIGYILKRYPRYSETFVVNEVLAHEVAGLDIEIFALRPPCDTHFQNIISQVRATVNYIRKPIQGRKSESLNSLSPTAASYFWAELQETSKVIPDFWSKLAFAQGEQDSTVYQAAWLAREARLKEITHFHAHFGTVATSVARLASHFTGIPYTFTAHAKDIFHESVELEDMQRKFKDAATVVTVSDYNLKYLQKTYGAAAKRVLRIYNGLDLRQLQYSSPVDRPSLILSVGRLIEKKGLSILIDACAILKRINCDFQCQIVGTGSLEPVLQQKIQNLGLQSTVEIVGPRPQNDVFKLVQQAAVFAAPYIIGKDGNRDGLPTVLLEAMALGTPCVSTDVTGIPELVRDRQTGLIVPQHDAEQLAIALQQLLTNPALRVKLSTQARQLIESEFDIHRNSAALRAIFHAAEPMTLKEFVIRN, from the coding sequence ATGTCAATCCGTATTGGTTACATTCTTAAACGTTATCCTCGCTATTCTGAAACCTTCGTAGTTAATGAAGTTCTAGCTCATGAAGTGGCTGGTTTAGATATTGAAATTTTTGCTTTGAGACCACCGTGTGACACTCACTTTCAAAATATTATTTCCCAGGTACGTGCTACCGTCAACTACATTCGTAAACCAATTCAAGGCCGCAAGAGTGAATCTCTTAATAGTCTTTCTCCCACAGCAGCAAGCTATTTTTGGGCAGAATTACAAGAAACCAGTAAAGTTATTCCAGATTTTTGGTCAAAGTTGGCATTTGCTCAAGGTGAACAAGATAGCACTGTTTACCAAGCTGCATGGCTAGCAAGGGAAGCGCGACTCAAAGAGATCACCCATTTTCATGCTCACTTTGGCACTGTCGCAACCAGTGTAGCTCGGTTAGCATCTCACTTTACGGGCATTCCCTACACCTTCACCGCTCATGCTAAAGACATCTTTCATGAAAGCGTTGAATTGGAAGATATGCAACGCAAGTTTAAAGATGCTGCCACTGTCGTGACTGTCAGTGACTATAACCTCAAGTATTTGCAAAAAACTTATGGTGCAGCTGCAAAGCGAGTTCTACGTATTTACAATGGCTTAGATTTACGGCAATTACAATATTCTTCCCCGGTTGATCGTCCTTCATTGATTCTCTCAGTCGGTCGATTAATTGAGAAGAAAGGGCTATCTATTTTGATAGATGCTTGTGCGATTTTGAAGCGAATAAATTGTGATTTCCAATGTCAAATTGTGGGTACTGGATCATTAGAACCTGTATTGCAACAAAAAATCCAAAATTTAGGGCTGCAATCTACTGTGGAAATTGTCGGTCCACGTCCTCAAAATGATGTATTTAAATTGGTGCAGCAAGCTGCTGTATTTGCAGCCCCATATATTATCGGAAAAGATGGCAACCGGGATGGTTTGCCTACAGTTTTACTCGAAGCGATGGCATTGGGAACGCCCTGTGTGAGTACAGATGTAACTGGAATTCCTGAATTAGTGCGCGATCGCCAGACTGGATTAATTGTGCCACAACATGATGCCGAACAATTAGCGATCGCACTTCAACAACTCCTTACCAATCCAGCCTTGCGAGTCAAATTGTCAACCCAAGCCAGACAATTAATTGAATCTGAGTTTGACATTCATCGCAATAGTGCAGCATTACGAGCAATATTCCATGCGGCTGAACCTATGACGTTAAAAGAATTCGTAATTCGTAATTAA
- a CDS encoding glycosyltransferase family 4 protein codes for MRIAYVCADPGIPVFGQKGCSIHVQEVIRALQRQNIQVDLFATRIGGKPPADLTNISVHQLPAIPKLERSVREQVALSINPDLRLDLQRFGPFDLIYERYSLWSYGAMEFAQAMGIPGLLEVNSPLIAEQAKHRGLIDCHSAEQVANRVFQAATALIAVSSEVKTYLMNYVKSSKVHVIPNGVNPDRFSAFNREFSRQSETFTVGFVGTLKPWHGLPILTAAFAQLHQQVPNAKLLIVGDGPERGNLEAELLARGLHSHTRFTGAVNPDEIPQLLAAMDVAVAPYAAESDFYFSPLKVYEYMAAGLPVVVSGIGQLLELIDTGVNGILCPPDDAIALAEALEKLWRSPTLRHSLGQAARKTVIEHHTWEAIARQILHIAGLNTPSQFQVEVRR; via the coding sequence GTGCGAATTGCTTATGTTTGTGCCGATCCAGGAATTCCTGTATTTGGGCAAAAAGGATGCTCTATTCATGTCCAAGAAGTAATTCGAGCATTGCAACGGCAAAATATCCAAGTTGATTTGTTTGCTACTCGCATTGGTGGAAAGCCACCCGCAGATTTAACTAATATTTCAGTTCATCAACTTCCAGCCATCCCAAAACTGGAACGTTCTGTGCGAGAGCAAGTTGCCTTATCGATTAATCCTGATTTGCGTTTAGATTTGCAGAGGTTTGGCCCATTTGACTTAATCTATGAGCGTTACTCGCTTTGGAGTTATGGCGCAATGGAATTTGCTCAAGCAATGGGAATTCCCGGATTATTAGAGGTCAATTCACCTCTGATTGCAGAACAAGCAAAACATCGCGGCTTGATTGATTGCCACAGCGCTGAACAGGTCGCCAATCGGGTTTTTCAAGCGGCTACAGCACTAATTGCTGTTTCATCTGAAGTAAAAACTTACTTAATGAATTACGTCAAAAGTAGCAAAGTTCATGTCATCCCAAATGGTGTAAATCCCGATCGCTTCTCTGCTTTTAATCGTGAATTTTCAAGGCAATCTGAAACCTTTACAGTAGGATTTGTCGGCACATTGAAACCGTGGCATGGATTGCCAATTCTCACGGCAGCTTTTGCTCAACTGCATCAACAAGTTCCCAATGCCAAACTTTTGATTGTTGGCGATGGTCCCGAACGCGGAAATCTCGAAGCAGAATTATTGGCACGAGGATTACACTCTCATACTAGATTCACCGGAGCGGTGAATCCTGATGAAATTCCTCAATTATTAGCAGCAATGGATGTTGCTGTTGCCCCCTATGCGGCTGAATCCGACTTTTACTTCTCCCCGTTGAAAGTTTATGAATATATGGCAGCTGGTTTGCCTGTAGTTGTTAGTGGTATTGGGCAATTGCTTGAGCTAATTGACACAGGAGTGAATGGGATTCTTTGTCCACCAGATGATGCGATCGCCTTAGCAGAGGCATTAGAAAAATTGTGGCGATCGCCGACTTTGCGCCATTCTTTGGGACAAGCGGCGCGGAAAACGGTTATAGAACATCACACTTGGGAGGCGATCGCACGACAGATTTTGCATATAGCTGGATTAAATACCCCGTCTCAATTCCAAGTGGAGGTGAGACGATAA
- a CDS encoding phosphotransferase produces MTVFVSDRFNSVTDSKMPFLSAALDPLEVQQRFTEYLPTFQNSQLQKIEVMRHKPGRRCLIEYELLNNHGQTITLIGKIRAKGTDFNSYELQKSLWQKGFADDSADGISVPQPVGIIPEWQMWLQRKVQGAIATQLLTQTNTIFLAKRIAEVAHKLHQTNIPPRRSHTMSDELRILNERILLVIQQYPEWKKRLEQILVASNHLGENTPEQKHCGIHRDFYPDQVIVNGSRLYLIDLDLYCEGNPAIDIGNFIGHIKEYSLRILGNSEALHDWETALTERFIQLTSEEFKTSIESYATLTLVRHIHISTQFLERRPFTKILLNLCEQRLHIRNAS; encoded by the coding sequence ATGACTGTTTTCGTCAGCGATCGCTTCAACAGTGTAACTGATTCCAAAATGCCATTTTTGTCAGCCGCTCTTGATCCATTGGAAGTACAACAGCGGTTCACTGAGTACTTGCCAACATTTCAAAATTCCCAACTGCAAAAAATCGAAGTCATGCGTCACAAACCGGGACGGCGTTGTTTGATTGAATATGAATTGCTGAATAATCACGGACAAACCATTACCCTAATTGGCAAAATCCGAGCTAAAGGAACAGACTTTAATAGTTATGAACTACAAAAATCCTTGTGGCAAAAAGGATTTGCAGATGATAGCGCTGATGGAATTTCAGTACCGCAACCTGTAGGGATAATTCCCGAATGGCAGATGTGGTTGCAGCGAAAAGTTCAAGGAGCGATCGCCACTCAATTATTAACTCAAACCAACACCATTTTCCTAGCAAAACGAATTGCTGAAGTTGCTCATAAACTTCACCAAACAAACATTCCTCCTCGCCGTTCTCATACCATGTCAGATGAACTGCGAATCTTGAATGAAAGGATTCTATTGGTGATACAACAATATCCAGAGTGGAAAAAACGCTTAGAACAAATATTAGTGGCATCTAATCATTTAGGAGAAAATACTCCAGAACAAAAACACTGTGGTATCCACCGAGATTTTTATCCCGATCAAGTAATTGTTAATGGTTCTCGTTTGTATCTTATCGACCTTGACTTATATTGTGAAGGTAATCCGGCGATTGATATCGGTAACTTCATTGGTCATATTAAAGAATACAGCCTTCGCATCCTTGGCAATTCAGAAGCATTACACGATTGGGAAACTGCCTTAACTGAAAGATTTATTCAGCTTACAAGCGAGGAATTCAAAACTTCAATTGAATCCTACGCTACCTTAACATTAGTACGACATATTCATATCAGTACACAATTTTTAGAACGTCGCCCTTTTACAAAAATATTATTAAATTTATGTGAACAGCGCTTACATATTAGAAACGCATCATGA
- a CDS encoding iron uptake porin: protein MLASTYWRQFRLISLIISCTLSSINPAIATPIPDKPNIFSESNADNQALSKITSVSELSAEIKTLEKRVTSLETNIAALETQQFSPHVELEAEVIFAVTGFAGEKRANSSKPINENLVLSDRVRLSFVSSFTGKDKLEVRLQARNTPALEDVTGTQMANLGFDGDDENEVEVDELEYRFPLGKRTRMTLYALGGGLGDFVPSVNPLFSGSGDGSISTFGRENPIRRQGSGTGIGISHNLNKALNLSLGYLSSNAANSEKGIFASPYGAIAQLTLEPTKTTELSLTYIHSHNNLKTGTGSELTSDPFNDEADAIVANSFGAEAAWQLSPVITLGGRVGFIHAKAEDLPADPNASIFTWAVLLALKDIGRKGSFAGFAVGQPPKVTHNSFGDDFKDKDTSLHLEAFYHFLVTDNLAITPGLFVITSPEHNDSNHNTYVGTVRTTFSF, encoded by the coding sequence TTGTTAGCTTCAACTTATTGGCGACAATTTCGATTAATTAGTTTAATTATCTCATGCACTTTGAGTAGCATAAATCCAGCTATTGCAACACCCATTCCCGATAAACCTAATATCTTTAGTGAATCTAATGCTGATAATCAAGCATTAAGTAAAATCACATCCGTTTCTGAATTGTCGGCAGAAATAAAAACACTTGAAAAACGAGTTACTTCATTAGAAACCAACATTGCTGCATTAGAAACGCAACAGTTTTCACCCCATGTTGAGCTTGAGGCCGAAGTCATCTTTGCTGTGACTGGATTCGCTGGTGAGAAGAGAGCCAATAGCAGTAAACCAATAAATGAAAATTTAGTATTGAGCGATCGCGTCCGTCTGAGCTTCGTAAGCAGTTTTACTGGAAAAGATAAATTGGAAGTACGCTTACAAGCAAGGAATACACCAGCATTAGAAGATGTGACTGGAACTCAAATGGCAAATTTGGGATTTGATGGTGACGATGAAAATGAGGTGGAAGTAGATGAGCTAGAGTACAGATTTCCACTAGGTAAACGAACCCGCATGACTTTGTATGCGTTGGGAGGAGGATTAGGCGACTTTGTTCCTAGCGTCAATCCTCTTTTTAGCGGTAGTGGAGACGGATCGATTTCTACATTTGGACGAGAAAATCCCATTCGCCGACAAGGTAGTGGCACAGGTATCGGTATTTCTCATAATTTGAATAAAGCTTTGAATTTGTCATTAGGATATCTCAGCAGCAATGCAGCTAATTCAGAGAAGGGGATTTTTGCTAGCCCTTACGGAGCGATCGCTCAACTAACCCTCGAACCCACTAAAACAACAGAACTCAGCCTTACCTATATTCACTCTCATAACAATTTGAAGACGGGAACTGGAAGCGAATTAACCAGCGATCCATTTAATGATGAGGCAGATGCGATCGTTGCTAATTCATTTGGCGCAGAAGCTGCTTGGCAACTTAGCCCAGTTATTACCCTCGGTGGCCGAGTTGGTTTTATTCATGCAAAAGCAGAAGATTTACCAGCAGATCCCAATGCGTCCATCTTTACATGGGCAGTGCTACTAGCTCTCAAAGATATCGGACGAAAAGGTAGCTTTGCAGGATTTGCGGTGGGTCAACCTCCCAAAGTGACCCACAATAGTTTCGGTGATGACTTCAAAGATAAGGATACGTCTTTACATCTCGAAGCCTTTTACCATTTTCTAGTCACAGATAATCTGGCAATAACTCCGGGACTATTTGTGATTACAAGTCCAGAACATAATGATAGTAATCACAATACTTATGTTGGTACGGTTCGGACGACGTTTAGCTTCTAA
- a CDS encoding glycosyltransferase family 4 protein yields MRILIYSYNYYPEPIGIAPLMTELAEGLVKRGHQVRVVTAMPNYPERQIYQEYRGKWYLNEYKNGVQIQRSYVWIRPQPNLLDRVLLDASFVVTSFVPALFGWRPDVILSTSPSLPSCVPVALLGWLRACPVILNLQDILPEAAVHVGLLKNKWLIKLFTVLEKFAYHTASKISVIADGFVDNLRSKGVKADKIVQIPNWVDVNFIRPLPQENNPFREAHNLNGKFVVLYSGNIALTQGLESVVKAASVLRHIPDIVFVIVGEAKGLQRLQQECLDCGADNVLLLPFQPRKSLPQMLAAADVGLVVQKKNVVSFNMPSKIQVLLASGVALVASVPENGTAARAIRQSGGGVIVPPEDSQALAMEILDLYQNPEKVKTLGYKSRKYAVENYAFEQALNQYESLCYSLIAERGTIQSNRVTKQEV; encoded by the coding sequence ATGCGAATTTTAATTTACTCTTACAACTACTATCCAGAGCCAATTGGTATTGCCCCACTGATGACTGAATTAGCAGAGGGACTAGTGAAGCGTGGGCATCAAGTGCGCGTAGTCACCGCTATGCCCAACTACCCTGAGCGTCAAATTTACCAGGAATATCGGGGCAAGTGGTATCTCAACGAATATAAAAATGGCGTTCAAATCCAACGCAGTTACGTTTGGATTCGTCCCCAACCCAACCTATTAGATCGGGTGTTACTAGATGCTAGTTTCGTTGTCACTAGTTTTGTACCTGCCCTCTTTGGTTGGCGGCCAGATGTGATTCTCTCAACATCGCCATCTTTGCCAAGCTGTGTGCCAGTTGCTCTTTTAGGATGGTTACGTGCTTGTCCTGTGATCTTAAATTTACAAGATATATTACCAGAAGCAGCTGTTCACGTTGGTCTACTGAAAAATAAATGGCTTATAAAGTTATTCACAGTGTTGGAAAAATTTGCTTACCACACTGCTAGTAAGATTAGCGTCATTGCCGATGGTTTTGTGGACAATTTGCGATCTAAGGGCGTAAAAGCTGACAAAATTGTGCAAATTCCTAACTGGGTTGATGTAAATTTCATCCGCCCTTTGCCTCAAGAAAATAACCCGTTCCGCGAAGCACATAACCTGAATGGCAAATTTGTAGTACTTTATTCTGGTAACATTGCCCTAACCCAAGGCTTAGAAAGCGTTGTCAAAGCCGCTTCTGTGTTGCGCCATATCCCAGATATTGTTTTTGTGATCGTTGGAGAAGCAAAAGGTTTACAGCGATTGCAACAGGAATGTCTAGACTGCGGTGCAGATAACGTTTTGCTGCTACCATTTCAACCCCGCAAATCTTTGCCACAAATGTTGGCGGCTGCCGATGTTGGTTTAGTAGTGCAAAAGAAAAATGTTGTATCCTTCAATATGCCATCAAAAATTCAAGTGCTACTTGCCAGTGGAGTGGCCTTAGTTGCCTCTGTACCTGAGAATGGTACAGCAGCAAGAGCCATCAGGCAAAGTGGCGGCGGAGTTATCGTTCCTCCAGAAGATTCCCAAGCTTTAGCGATGGAAATTTTAGATTTGTACCAAAACCCCGAAAAAGTCAAAACTCTGGGTTATAAAAGTCGCAAATATGCCGTTGAAAACTATGCTTTTGAACAAGCTTTAAATCAGTATGAGTCATTGTGTTACTCATTGATCGCAGAGCGTGGAACAATTCAGTCTAACAGAGTTACAAAACAAGAAGTTTAA
- the deoC gene encoding deoxyribose-phosphate aldolase produces the protein MAADYPDIDIAPFIDHALLTPTATPEQVQQWCEEAYRFNFAAVCLYPTYVKQAVELLHGKNPKVCTVIGFPSGATTSAVKLYEAQEAADNGATELDVVMNLGWLKAGKTEEVHREIAEICEETGQTVKVILETNLLTDAEKKIAAEIAMEAGAAFLKTSTGWNGGATVADVRFLQELAKERVGIKAAGGIRTINQALDLIVAGATRLGTSRGIDLIRQRDNLGKGE, from the coding sequence ATGGCAGCAGACTATCCAGATATTGATATTGCGCCATTTATCGATCACGCCCTGTTAACGCCAACGGCTACTCCAGAGCAGGTTCAGCAGTGGTGTGAAGAAGCATATAGATTCAATTTTGCGGCAGTTTGCTTGTACCCCACCTATGTCAAACAAGCTGTCGAACTCCTCCACGGCAAAAATCCGAAAGTGTGTACTGTGATTGGCTTTCCCTCTGGTGCGACAACTTCAGCAGTGAAACTCTATGAGGCTCAAGAAGCGGCGGATAATGGAGCCACTGAATTGGATGTGGTCATGAACTTGGGCTGGTTGAAAGCTGGTAAAACTGAAGAAGTCCACCGGGAAATTGCCGAAATTTGTGAAGAGACTGGGCAAACTGTCAAGGTAATTTTGGAAACCAATCTGTTGACAGATGCGGAGAAAAAAATAGCTGCTGAAATCGCTATGGAGGCGGGGGCGGCTTTCTTAAAAACTAGTACAGGTTGGAATGGCGGTGCAACAGTGGCAGATGTGCGATTTTTGCAGGAATTGGCAAAAGAAAGGGTGGGAATTAAAGCTGCGGGTGGTATCCGCACTATTAATCAAGCTCTAGACTTAATCGTAGCGGGTGCTACTAGATTAGGCACATCTCGCGGTATCGATTTGATCCGCCAGCGCGATAATCTGGGGAAGGGTGAATAG
- a CDS encoding glycosyltransferase, giving the protein MDSVQALKSLNLPSERLVLCLVGGGQDGARLAEIFALAELPPGMSGIILTGPFMPRKVQQQLQKYAAKRSNLRVLKYLAEPTLLLNQAERVIAMGGYNTTCELLSFQKRSLIIPRIKPRREQLIRAERLQALGLIDMLHPHDLKPEALTDWLMQEVEPPQARSCIDLDGLSCIPQFVNEILMSADHSSHQAS; this is encoded by the coding sequence ATGGATAGCGTTCAGGCATTGAAATCATTGAATCTGCCATCTGAACGATTAGTGTTGTGCTTGGTGGGAGGCGGACAAGATGGAGCGCGTCTGGCAGAAATATTTGCTCTTGCTGAACTACCACCAGGGATGAGTGGGATCATCTTGACAGGGCCGTTCATGCCGCGAAAGGTACAGCAACAGCTTCAGAAGTATGCTGCTAAACGTTCTAATTTGCGGGTATTGAAATATTTAGCTGAACCGACGCTATTGCTGAATCAGGCTGAACGCGTCATTGCTATGGGTGGTTACAACACAACTTGCGAATTGCTGTCATTTCAAAAGCGATCGCTCATCATACCCCGAATCAAGCCCCGTCGAGAGCAGTTGATCCGTGCCGAACGCCTACAGGCACTTGGTTTAATTGATATGTTACACCCGCACGATCTAAAACCTGAAGCATTGACAGACTGGTTAATGCAGGAAGTTGAGCCGCCACAAGCCCGTAGTTGTATCGATCTTGATGGACTTAGCTGCATTCCTCAATTCGTAAATGAAATACTTATGTCTGCTGATCATTCATCACATCAAGCTTCTTAA
- a CDS encoding ABC transporter ATP-binding protein produces the protein MRRSKPQKKVIPGLWGILRYFWSYIQKQYGLLLISAIALVADVGLRVLEPWPLKFVFDYVLIPGERPTNIPLIDRLEPVTLLTFSAVTVLAITGLRALAAYWSTVGLATVGSRVMTEVRNHLYCHLQDLSLSYHTKARSGDLIIRVSSDASRLQEIMITAALPLVVSILTLFGMIGVMFWINSSLTLLALLTLPLFVLVTNRLSQRIRESSLKQRKQEGAVAATAAESIAAIKLVKALSLQDAFARVFSQQNHHSLKESVRTQRLAAHLERTVDVVIALGTAIVLWYGSWLALRNALTPGDVLVFLTYLKNAFKPVQNFAKYTGRLAKAAASGERILDVLSQQPDVRDLPDAIPAPIFRGEVCFDHVHFAYEPGQVLLEDINLTIQPGQQVAIVGTSGGGKSTLVSLLLRLYDPTMGKVMIDGRDIREYTLESLRPQISVVLQDSLLFAATIRENIAYGIAGVSDAEIEAATRLANADDFIQALPQGYNTLVGERGATLSGGQRQRIAIARAAIRQAPILILDEPTTGLDQGNEKAIVDALQRLSQNRTTFLITHDLYLATRADIILYIENGQVLEQGTHLELMQQNGCYAALYQMQTAIRTE, from the coding sequence ATGAGACGTTCAAAACCACAGAAAAAAGTTATTCCCGGTTTATGGGGAATACTACGTTATTTCTGGTCTTACATTCAAAAACAGTATGGACTACTTTTGATTTCTGCGATCGCTCTGGTTGCGGATGTTGGACTACGGGTGCTGGAACCTTGGCCCCTAAAGTTTGTTTTTGATTACGTTTTGATTCCAGGCGAGCGGCCTACCAATATCCCATTAATTGATCGCCTGGAGCCAGTTACATTACTGACATTTTCAGCAGTTACAGTCCTTGCCATTACAGGATTACGCGCACTTGCCGCCTATTGGAGTACCGTTGGGCTAGCAACAGTAGGTAGCCGAGTCATGACTGAGGTGCGTAATCATCTGTATTGTCATCTTCAAGATTTGTCCTTGAGTTACCACACCAAAGCTCGTAGCGGCGATTTAATTATTCGTGTAAGTAGCGATGCTAGCCGTCTGCAAGAAATTATGATTACGGCAGCATTACCTCTGGTAGTGAGCATTCTGACGCTGTTTGGCATGATTGGCGTGATGTTTTGGATAAATAGCAGCCTCACCCTACTTGCACTACTTACCCTACCGTTGTTTGTATTAGTCACAAATCGGCTGAGTCAGCGAATTCGAGAGTCCTCATTAAAGCAACGGAAACAAGAAGGAGCTGTGGCGGCGACGGCTGCTGAGTCAATTGCTGCCATTAAATTAGTCAAAGCCCTTTCACTACAAGATGCCTTTGCGCGAGTTTTTTCTCAACAAAATCACCATAGCCTAAAGGAGAGTGTAAGAACCCAACGCCTTGCTGCTCATCTCGAACGAACCGTTGATGTTGTGATTGCACTAGGAACAGCAATTGTTTTATGGTACGGCTCCTGGCTGGCATTGCGAAATGCTCTGACACCGGGTGATGTGCTGGTATTTCTCACCTATCTCAAAAATGCCTTTAAGCCGGTTCAGAACTTTGCTAAGTACACCGGAAGACTTGCTAAAGCTGCTGCCTCTGGTGAGCGAATTTTAGATGTATTATCACAGCAACCCGATGTCCGAGATTTGCCGGATGCAATACCGGCTCCAATTTTCCGAGGTGAGGTTTGTTTTGATCATGTTCACTTTGCCTATGAACCAGGACAAGTTCTGCTGGAAGACATCAATTTAACCATTCAACCAGGGCAGCAAGTAGCGATCGTTGGTACATCTGGTGGTGGTAAATCTACTTTAGTAAGTCTATTATTACGACTTTATGACCCGACGATGGGTAAAGTCATGATTGATGGGCGGGATATCCGCGAGTACACATTGGAATCATTACGCCCACAAATTAGTGTAGTTTTGCAAGATAGTCTCTTATTTGCCGCTACCATTCGAGAAAATATTGCCTACGGTATTGCCGGCGTGTCGGATGCAGAAATTGAAGCAGCCACTCGTCTAGCTAATGCTGATGATTTCATTCAAGCTTTACCCCAAGGATACAACACGCTTGTGGGAGAAAGAGGCGCAACCCTTTCAGGTGGACAACGCCAACGAATTGCGATCGCCCGCGCTGCTATTCGTCAAGCTCCAATTTTGATTTTAGATGAACCCACAACTGGGCTAGATCAAGGCAACGAGAAAGCGATCGTTGATGCTCTACAACGGCTCTCGCAAAACCGCACCACCTTCTTAATTACTCATGATCTGTATCTTGCAACTCGTGCAGATATAATTCTTTACATTGAAAATGGGCAGGTGCTAGAACAAGGCACTCATCTGGAATTGATGCAACAGAATGGTTGCTATGCGGCATTGTATCAAATGCAAACCGCAATCCGAACTGAGTGA
- a CDS encoding DNA cytosine methyltransferase, whose amino-acid sequence MSVRPCIFSFFAGSGFLDLGFETSGFNIVYVNEMFSPFMAAYRYSRQILNLPLPEYGYHHGERGDVSQLHEGLQAQHLRELVQDCRKSNNIVGFIGGPPCPDFSIGGKNRGRLGDNGKLSASYVELICRNLPDFFLFENVKGLWRTTKHRLFFESLKQQLLEAGYILTEQLINAIEYGVPQDRERIILVGFRNNFIKDIGIKFGSEKLLNEKDFPWENHILYPKKEVFAYPWQKCDPFQENSIMLCPDGIPQELTVEYWFRKNNVLKHPNTENCFKPRAGITRFAAIDEGDDSKKSFKRLHRWRYSPTACYGNNEVHLHPYKIRRISVAEALAIQSLPANFVLPDNMSLTNMFKTIGNGVPYLASNALAKTITNFLGIGVKNAVNISNLTKPNVNLNTYTNSATSTEVTSKIS is encoded by the coding sequence ATGAGCGTTCGCCCTTGTATTTTCTCCTTTTTTGCTGGTTCGGGATTCCTAGATTTAGGTTTTGAAACTAGCGGTTTTAATATTGTTTACGTCAATGAAATGTTTTCACCATTCATGGCAGCATACCGATATTCACGGCAGATTCTCAATCTGCCATTGCCAGAATACGGGTATCATCACGGAGAAAGAGGAGATGTAAGCCAACTTCACGAAGGTTTACAAGCACAACACCTCCGCGAGTTAGTACAAGACTGCCGCAAATCTAATAATATTGTGGGCTTCATTGGTGGGCCTCCCTGTCCTGATTTTTCTATTGGCGGGAAAAATAGAGGACGATTAGGAGATAATGGCAAGCTTTCCGCTTCTTATGTTGAATTAATTTGCCGCAATCTTCCAGATTTCTTTTTATTTGAGAACGTTAAGGGGTTGTGGAGAACAACAAAGCACCGTTTATTTTTTGAATCGCTCAAGCAACAACTACTAGAAGCAGGCTATATCTTAACAGAGCAGTTAATTAATGCTATTGAATATGGTGTACCCCAGGACAGAGAAAGAATTATTCTCGTTGGTTTCCGAAATAATTTTATCAAAGATATAGGAATAAAATTCGGTAGTGAAAAGCTACTTAACGAGAAGGATTTTCCTTGGGAAAATCATATTTTATATCCTAAGAAAGAGGTTTTTGCTTACCCTTGGCAGAAGTGCGATCCATTCCAAGAAAATTCCATCATGCTTTGTCCTGACGGCATCCCTCAAGAATTAACAGTTGAATACTGGTTTAGAAAAAATAATGTCTTGAAGCATCCTAATACTGAAAACTGTTTTAAACCAAGGGCAGGTATCACAAGATTTGCTGCTATTGATGAAGGAGATGATTCTAAAAAGTCTTTCAAGCGTCTTCACAGATGGCGTTACTCTCCGACAGCTTGCTATGGAAATAATGAAGTGCATTTGCATCCCTATAAAATCCGGCGAATATCTGTGGCGGAAGCTTTAGCTATCCAATCTTTACCTGCAAATTTTGTACTTCCAGATAATATGTCACTCACTAATATGTTTAAGACTATTGGTAATGGCGTACCCTATTTGGCATCCAATGCGTTAGCTAAAACTATTACTAACTTCTTAGGAATTGGTGTAAAAAATGCTGTTAATATTTCTAACCTTACTAAGCCTAATGTCAACTTAAACACTTATACTAATTCCGCAACATCTACAGAAGTAACATCAAAAATAAGTTAG